The proteins below come from a single Eucalyptus grandis isolate ANBG69807.140 chromosome 3, ASM1654582v1, whole genome shotgun sequence genomic window:
- the LOC104436994 gene encoding uncharacterized protein LOC104436994, whose amino-acid sequence MRWGVRQPRSRTAPRCEAAAATASQRKEVDSARNSPTTPLSWSGGGGGGASPSATADGFEESSLPANRSSGSARSKGIAQNDASCLAVNKPRKKKTFAELKDEENYLLNERTHLKKDIARLRATFTEQIARNKSLKKMKLDLNLLSGKGNVVTADDRDEATSGLHDKMEASTSDNPASSTSSERDVSKGHPSSSSSQYPEAVTKDSDGSFLLPDLNMIPSEDLYGLS is encoded by the exons ATGCGGTGGGGAGTCCGGCAGCCGAGGTCGAGGACGGCCCCAAGATGCGAGGCCGCCGCGGCCACCGCCTCCCAGAGGAAGGAGGTGGATTCGGCGAGGAACAGCCCGACGACGCCGCTCTCctggagcggcggcggcggcggaggcgccTCTCCTTCGGCCACCGCCGACGGTTTCGAGGAGTCGAGCTTGCCGGCGAACCGCTCCTCAGGTTCTGCCAGATCCAAg GGCATTGCTCAGAACGACGCCTCGTGCCTGGCTGTCAACaagccgaggaagaagaag ACTTTTGCCGAACTCAAAGACGAGGAGAACTACTTGCTGAATGAAAGGACCCATTTGAAGAAG GATATAGCGAGGCTGCGTGCGACTTTCACGGAGCAGATAGCTAGGAACAAAtccttgaagaagatgaag CTTGATTTGAATTTGCTTTCTGGAAAGGGCAATGTGGTCACTGCTGATGACAGAGATGAAGCAACTTCCGGTTTGCATGACAAGATGGAAGCATCTACATCAGATAACCCTGCATCGTCAACATCGTCAGAACGAGATGTGAGCAAGGGTCATCCATCTTCCAGCTCTAGCCAGTATCCTGAGGCGGTGACCAAGGACAGTGACGGATCTTTCTTGCTACCTGATCTAAACATGATACCCTCTGAAGATCTTTATGGGTTGAGCTAA